A window of Limosilactobacillus sp. WILCCON 0051 genomic DNA:
CGGCAATCTTAATCGTTTTAGGCATGATCCCAGGTATTCCGCTAGGGTTTATTCCGGTCCCAATCGTACTGCAGAATATGGGGGTCATGATGGCCGGTGAGATTCTGGGGCCGAAAGAAGGAACGACCTCAGTGGCTCTGCTTCTGCTGTTAGTTGCGGTTGGCTTTCCTTTCTTGACTGGCGGCAGCGGGGGAATTGCCGTTTTTGCCGGTCCAACTGGAGGCTACCTTTTGGCCTGGCTGTTTGCACCGCTTTTGATCAGCAGTCTGCGGCAGCGTTTTGGCAGTCATTGGAATTGGTGGCAGGAATTTTTGATGATCGTGCTGGCCGGCGTGCTGTTTATTGATGTTACGGGATCTGTTTGGCTCAGCTGGCAGTCGCACATCAAGCTGACGGCGGCATTGATGTCCAATCTGGCATTTATTCCTGGCGACCTGATCAAAGCCGGCGTGGCAGTAGCCGTTGCTCGTCAGCTGCGGCGTGTACCAGTATTGAATCTTGGCTAGAAAAGAGGAATCGCAATGGGGACTAAAGATGAGCTGCTTAAAATTTTCTTGCTTAATGAGCAGCAATGGATTTCAGGCAGTCAGCTGGCGGAGCGCTTAAAGATCAGTCGCGAAAGCATCTGGAAAGGCGTCGCTGCCCTGCGCAGGCAAGGACACCAGATTGAGAGTCAGCGAGCGCTTGGCTATCGATATTTAGGAACGGATCATTTGGATGCAGCGGTAATCAAGATGCAGACTCGCGATGAATTTAATGGCGAGATTCATACGGCATCAAGCATTGATTCAACGCAAAACTGGGCTAAGCAGTATCTCAGCAGTCATCAGCCCAGCCAGCCAGTCGCGTTTTTAGCTGATCAGCAGACGGCCGGCTATGGCAGACGCGGCCGCCAGTTCTATTCGCCGCAAAAGACAGGCTTGTATTTTAGCTTGGTTTTGCCGCATAATCCAATGAGCGCGCTGCCTAAAATTGGCCTTTTAACAACCGGAGTCGCCGTTGCAGTTGGTCGAGTACTGAAGCAAACCTTTCCTGATCGTGATTTTTCATATAAGTGGGTTAATGATATCTATATGAACGGTCACAAAGTCTGCGGTATTCTGACTGAGGCAACGCTGGAACTGGAATCGGCATCGTCGGCAGCATTAATTGTAGGAATCGGGATTAATCTATCGACCGTCGATTTTCCGGCGGCAGTGGCTCAAAAAGCCGGCAGCATTGCCCCTAGGCAGATCATTGATCGAAATCAGCTGGCTGC
This region includes:
- a CDS encoding biotin transporter BioY — its product is MKRQNIVHLTQTALMTAILIVLGMIPGIPLGFIPVPIVLQNMGVMMAGEILGPKEGTTSVALLLLLVAVGFPFLTGGSGGIAVFAGPTGGYLLAWLFAPLLISSLRQRFGSHWNWWQEFLMIVLAGVLFIDVTGSVWLSWQSHIKLTAALMSNLAFIPGDLIKAGVAVAVARQLRRVPVLNLG
- a CDS encoding biotin--[acetyl-CoA-carboxylase] ligase, which encodes MGTKDELLKIFLLNEQQWISGSQLAERLKISRESIWKGVAALRRQGHQIESQRALGYRYLGTDHLDAAVIKMQTRDEFNGEIHTASSIDSTQNWAKQYLSSHQPSQPVAFLADQQTAGYGRRGRQFYSPQKTGLYFSLVLPHNPMSALPKIGLLTTGVAVAVGRVLKQTFPDRDFSYKWVNDIYMNGHKVCGILTEATLELESASSAALIVGIGINLSTVDFPAAVAQKAGSIAPRQIIDRNQLAARLLVAIMNVYSEYDSGKFLPEYRAHSLVLNRPVVLKIGNDEAVGKAVDIDDQGGLVLELADGTKKSFISGEVTKVDLPGMTS